The following are encoded together in the Streptomyces sp. NBC_01465 genome:
- a CDS encoding hydroxymethylglutaryl-CoA lyase, translated as MTLPMVVPAQDLPARVRIHEVGARDGLQNEKAVVPVEVKAEFIHRLAEAGLTTIEATSFVHPKWVPQLADAEQLFPLLGDMEGVALPVLVPNERGLDRALALGARRIAVFASATESFAKANLNRTVDEALGMFAPVVAKAKADKVHVRGYLSMCFGDPWEGAVPVAQVIRVAKALMDMGCDELSLGDTIGVATPGHVQTLLAGLNEAGVPTSSIGVHFHDTYGQALSNTLAALQHGVTTVDASAGGLGGCPYAKSATGNLATEDLVWMLDGLGIDTGVDLGRLTATSVWLAGELGRPSPSRTVRALSHQEQ; from the coding sequence ATGACGCTCCCGATGGTCGTACCGGCGCAGGACCTTCCGGCGAGGGTCCGTATCCACGAGGTGGGTGCGCGCGACGGGCTGCAGAACGAGAAGGCGGTCGTGCCGGTGGAGGTGAAGGCGGAGTTCATCCACCGCCTGGCCGAAGCGGGTCTGACGACGATCGAGGCGACGAGCTTCGTGCACCCGAAGTGGGTGCCGCAACTGGCGGACGCGGAGCAGCTGTTCCCGCTGCTCGGGGACATGGAGGGTGTGGCCCTCCCCGTCCTGGTCCCGAACGAGCGGGGCCTGGACCGGGCACTCGCGCTCGGGGCGCGCAGGATCGCGGTGTTCGCGAGCGCCACGGAGTCCTTCGCGAAGGCCAACCTCAACCGCACGGTGGACGAGGCGCTGGGGATGTTCGCCCCCGTGGTGGCCAAGGCGAAGGCGGACAAGGTCCATGTGCGCGGCTACCTGTCGATGTGCTTCGGCGACCCCTGGGAGGGGGCCGTGCCGGTGGCGCAGGTGATCAGGGTCGCGAAGGCGCTGATGGACATGGGCTGCGACGAACTGAGCCTCGGCGACACGATCGGCGTGGCGACACCGGGCCACGTCCAGACGCTTCTGGCGGGCCTCAACGAGGCGGGTGTGCCGACGAGTTCGATCGGCGTGCACTTCCACGACACGTACGGCCAGGCGCTCTCCAACACCCTGGCCGCGCTGCAGCACGGGGTGACCACGGTGGACGCGTCGGCGGGCGGCCTGGGCGGCTGCCCGTACGCGAAGTCCGCCACCGGAAACCTCGCCACCGAAGACCTCGTGTGGATGCTCGACGGCCTCGGTATCGACACCGGGGTCGACCTCGGCCGGCTCACCGCCACAAGCGTGTGGCTGGCCGGCGAACTGGGCCGACCGAGCCCTTCCCGTACCGTCCGAGCCCTCTCCCACCAGGAGCAGTGA
- a CDS encoding acyl-CoA dehydrogenase family protein, with the protein MDHRLSPEHEELRRTVEAFAHDVIAPKIGDFYERHEFPYEIVREMGQMGLFGLPFPEEYGGMGGDYLALGIALEELARVDSSVAITLEAGVSLGAMPIYRFGTEAQKNEWLPRMCAGEVLGAFGLTEPDCGSDAGGTRTTAVLDGDEWVINGSKCFITNSGTDITGLVTVTAVTGRKEDGRPRISSIIVPSGTPGFTVAAPYSKVGWNASDTRELSFSDVRVPAANLVGEEGRGYAQFLRILDEGRVAISALATGLAQGCVDESLSYAKERKAFGRPIGDNQAIQFKLADMEMKAHTARLAWRDAASRLVAGEPFKKEAALAKLYSSTVAVDNAREATQIHGGYGFMNEYPVARMWRDSKILEIGEGTSEVQRMLIAREMGLSG; encoded by the coding sequence ATGGACCACCGTCTCTCCCCTGAGCACGAAGAACTCCGCCGCACGGTGGAGGCGTTCGCGCACGATGTGATCGCGCCGAAGATCGGCGACTTCTACGAGCGGCACGAGTTCCCGTACGAGATCGTCCGCGAGATGGGGCAGATGGGCCTCTTCGGCCTGCCCTTCCCGGAGGAGTACGGCGGCATGGGCGGCGACTACCTGGCGCTGGGGATCGCCCTGGAGGAGTTGGCCAGGGTCGACTCCTCGGTCGCGATCACGCTCGAAGCGGGCGTCTCGCTGGGCGCGATGCCGATCTACCGCTTCGGCACGGAGGCCCAGAAGAACGAGTGGCTGCCGAGGATGTGCGCGGGCGAGGTGCTGGGCGCGTTCGGCCTGACGGAGCCGGACTGCGGCAGCGACGCGGGCGGTACGCGCACGACAGCCGTCCTGGACGGCGACGAGTGGGTGATCAACGGCTCGAAGTGCTTCATCACCAACTCGGGTACGGACATCACGGGCCTGGTGACGGTCACGGCGGTGACGGGCCGCAAGGAGGACGGCCGCCCGCGCATCTCCTCGATCATCGTCCCGTCGGGGACACCGGGCTTCACGGTGGCGGCCCCGTACTCGAAGGTCGGCTGGAACGCGTCGGACACGCGTGAGCTCTCCTTCTCCGACGTCCGCGTCCCGGCGGCGAACCTGGTGGGCGAGGAGGGCCGCGGCTACGCCCAGTTCCTGCGCATCCTCGACGAGGGCCGGGTGGCGATCTCGGCGCTGGCGACGGGCCTGGCGCAGGGCTGCGTGGACGAGTCCCTGTCGTACGCGAAGGAGCGCAAGGCGTTCGGCCGCCCGATCGGCGACAACCAGGCGATCCAGTTCAAGCTGGCGGACATGGAGATGAAGGCCCACACGGCCCGCCTGGCGTGGCGCGACGCGGCGTCCCGCCTGGTGGCGGGCGAGCCGTTCAAGAAGGAGGCGGCGCTGGCGAAGCTGTACTCGTCGACGGTGGCTGTGGACAACGCGCGTGAGGCGACGCAGATCCATGGCGGGTACGGGTTCATGAACGAGTATCCGGTGGCGCGGATGTGGCGGGACTCCAAGATCCTTGAGATCGGCGAGGGCACGAGCGAGGTGCAACGGATGCTGATCGCACGGGAGATGGGGCTCTCGGGCTGA
- a CDS encoding ABC transporter substrate-binding protein, with amino-acid sequence MSSTARASHFSRRGILAAGGVIGIGAALTACGGSDDKKKSGSAAEDSGPWAFTDDRGTKVTAKSTPKNIVAFTGTAAALHDYGIEVKGVFGPTKAADGKPDVQAGDLDISKLTILGNVWGEFNVEKYATLAPDLLVTDMWQKDALWYVPDESKAKILKLAPSVALWAAEVNMAKALQRRADLAKSLGADLSTAKFTDAKAAFEKAAARLRAAAKSKPNIKVLIGSASKDLLYASVPKMSADTLYFQELGVNFVEPKANAQGFFEELSWENADKYKADIIMMDNRASALQPSALTDKPTWAALPAVKVGQVVPRTTEPIYSYAKCTPILDDLAKAIENAKKVS; translated from the coding sequence ATGTCCTCCACCGCCCGCGCTTCCCACTTCTCCCGTCGCGGCATCCTCGCCGCCGGCGGCGTCATCGGCATCGGCGCCGCCCTCACCGCCTGCGGCGGCAGCGACGACAAGAAAAAGTCGGGCAGCGCCGCCGAGGACTCCGGCCCCTGGGCCTTCACCGACGACCGCGGCACCAAGGTGACAGCCAAGTCGACGCCCAAGAACATCGTCGCCTTCACCGGCACCGCCGCCGCCCTCCACGACTACGGCATCGAGGTCAAGGGCGTCTTCGGCCCGACCAAGGCCGCCGATGGCAAGCCCGACGTCCAGGCCGGTGACCTGGACATCTCGAAGCTGACGATCCTCGGCAACGTCTGGGGCGAGTTCAACGTCGAGAAGTACGCCACCCTCGCGCCCGACCTCCTCGTCACCGACATGTGGCAGAAGGACGCGCTCTGGTACGTCCCGGACGAGTCCAAGGCGAAGATCCTCAAGCTCGCCCCCTCCGTCGCCCTCTGGGCCGCCGAGGTCAACATGGCGAAGGCCCTGCAGCGCCGCGCCGACCTCGCGAAGTCCCTCGGCGCCGACCTCTCGACGGCGAAGTTCACGGACGCCAAGGCCGCCTTCGAGAAGGCCGCGGCCCGCCTGCGCGCCGCCGCGAAGTCGAAGCCGAACATCAAGGTCCTGATCGGCTCCGCCTCCAAGGACCTGCTCTACGCGTCGGTCCCGAAGATGTCCGCGGACACCCTCTACTTCCAGGAGCTCGGCGTGAACTTCGTCGAGCCGAAGGCCAACGCCCAGGGCTTCTTCGAGGAGCTGAGCTGGGAGAACGCGGACAAGTACAAGGCCGACATCATCATGATGGACAACCGCGCCTCCGCCCTCCAGCCGTCCGCCCTCACGGACAAGCCGACCTGGGCCGCGCTGCCCGCGGTCAAGGTCGGCCAGGTCGTCCCCCGTACGACGGAGCCCATCTACTCGTACGCGAAGTGCACCCCGATCCTCGACGACCTCGCCAAGGCCATCGAGAACGCCAAGAAGGTGAGCTGA
- a CDS encoding siderophore-interacting protein, translating to MPTAAAPTKTSPEIAPFRLFGLQVVGARRISPSLMRVTFGGEELKDFYAGGRDQSITLFLPHPGQHEPVLPASYEPATWYAEYRSVPEDVRAVMRSYTVRAQRRHPREEIDIDFVLHEAASDAASVGPACRWAAQAAPGDRVAVIGPTVAENTAVRFQPREGTDSVLIWADETALPAAAAILESLPTGTTARVWLEVQHTKDRQALTTAADARITWLVRDEGAPQALDAVREAELPGARPYVWIAGESGSVKELRRHLVRERELDRRDITFVGYWRRGLSEEQLREEAAA from the coding sequence GTGCCGACTGCCGCAGCCCCGACGAAGACCTCCCCCGAAATCGCGCCGTTCCGCCTCTTCGGCCTGCAGGTCGTCGGGGCGCGGCGGATCAGTCCCTCCCTCATGCGCGTCACCTTCGGCGGCGAGGAGTTGAAGGACTTCTACGCCGGGGGCCGCGACCAGAGCATCACGCTCTTCCTGCCGCACCCCGGCCAGCACGAGCCGGTGCTGCCCGCCTCCTACGAGCCCGCCACCTGGTACGCCGAGTACCGGTCCGTGCCCGAGGACGTCCGGGCGGTGATGCGCTCGTACACGGTGCGCGCCCAGCGCCGGCACCCGCGCGAAGAGATCGACATCGACTTCGTCCTCCACGAGGCGGCGTCCGACGCCGCGAGCGTGGGCCCCGCCTGCCGCTGGGCCGCGCAGGCCGCCCCGGGCGACCGGGTCGCGGTCATCGGTCCCACCGTCGCGGAGAACACCGCCGTACGTTTCCAGCCGCGTGAGGGCACGGACTCGGTCCTGATCTGGGCCGACGAGACGGCCCTCCCCGCCGCCGCCGCGATCCTGGAGTCGCTCCCCACGGGCACAACTGCCCGCGTCTGGCTGGAAGTTCAGCACACCAAGGACCGCCAGGCGCTGACGACGGCCGCCGACGCACGCATCACCTGGCTCGTACGGGACGAGGGCGCACCCCAGGCCCTCGACGCCGTACGCGAGGCCGAACTGCCCGGCGCACGCCCCTATGTGTGGATCGCGGGCGAGTCCGGGTCGGTCAAGGAGCTGCGCCGTCATCTCGTACGGGAGCGCGAGCTGGACCGGCGCGACATCACGTTCGTCGGCTACTGGCGCCGGGGCCTGAGCGAAGAGCAACTCCGCGAGGAAGCAGCGGCGTAA
- a CDS encoding pyridoxal phosphate-dependent decarboxylase family protein has translation MRSHLLNDTTAEQYRRSATEAVERVAAQLAATKRPFTGVSPDELSPAVDAVDLDRPLGDTSAALDELQEVYLRDAVYFHHPRYLAHLNCPVVIPAVTAEAVLSAVNSSLDTWDQSAGGTLIERRLIDWTAGRIGYGPTTADGVFTSGGSQSNLQALLLAREEAKAQHPSDLRVFTSECSHFSVQKSAKLLGLPPESVVSIPVDHNKRMQTVALARALERCADEGAIPMAVVATAGTTDFGSIDPLPEIAALCAQYETWMHVDAAYGCGLLVSPTRRHLLDGIEHADSVTVDYHKSFFQPVSSSALLVRDGVTLRHATYYADYLNPRSAPVPNQVDKSLQTTRRFDALKLWMTLRVMGADGIGGLFDEVVDLAEQGWALLAADPRFDVPVEPQLSTLVFRYIPDNVTSPAEIDRANLYARKALFASGEAVVAGTKVGGRHYLKFTLLNPQTTVADIEAVLDLLAGHARQYLGDSLVHAS, from the coding sequence ATGCGCTCACACCTGCTCAATGACACGACCGCGGAGCAGTACCGCCGCTCCGCGACCGAAGCAGTCGAGCGGGTGGCAGCCCAACTCGCCGCCACCAAAAGGCCCTTCACCGGCGTCTCCCCCGACGAGCTCTCCCCGGCCGTCGACGCCGTAGATCTGGACCGGCCGCTGGGCGACACCTCCGCCGCTCTCGACGAGCTCCAGGAGGTCTACCTCCGCGACGCCGTCTACTTCCACCACCCCCGCTACCTGGCCCACCTCAACTGCCCGGTCGTCATCCCCGCCGTCACCGCCGAGGCCGTCCTCTCCGCCGTCAACTCCTCCCTCGACACCTGGGACCAGAGCGCCGGCGGCACCCTGATCGAGCGCCGCCTCATCGACTGGACCGCCGGCCGCATCGGTTACGGACCGACCACCGCCGACGGCGTCTTCACCAGCGGCGGCAGCCAGTCCAACCTCCAGGCGCTGCTGCTCGCCCGCGAGGAGGCGAAAGCCCAACACCCCTCGGATCTCCGGGTGTTCACCTCCGAGTGCAGCCACTTCTCCGTACAGAAGTCGGCCAAACTCCTCGGCCTGCCGCCCGAGTCCGTCGTGTCGATCCCCGTCGACCACAACAAGCGCATGCAGACCGTGGCACTCGCCCGCGCCCTTGAGCGCTGCGCCGACGAAGGCGCGATCCCCATGGCGGTCGTCGCCACCGCCGGCACCACCGACTTCGGGTCCATCGACCCGCTGCCGGAGATCGCCGCGCTCTGCGCGCAGTACGAGACCTGGATGCACGTGGACGCCGCGTACGGCTGCGGACTCCTCGTCTCCCCCACCCGCCGCCACCTCCTGGACGGCATCGAGCACGCGGACTCCGTCACCGTCGACTACCACAAGTCCTTCTTCCAGCCGGTGAGTTCGAGCGCGCTCCTGGTCCGCGACGGCGTCACCCTGCGCCATGCGACGTACTACGCGGACTACCTCAACCCGCGCTCGGCGCCCGTCCCCAACCAGGTCGACAAGTCCCTCCAGACCACCCGCCGCTTCGACGCCCTCAAGCTGTGGATGACGCTGCGCGTGATGGGCGCGGACGGCATCGGCGGCCTCTTCGACGAGGTCGTCGACCTGGCCGAGCAGGGCTGGGCGCTCCTCGCCGCCGACCCGCGCTTCGACGTCCCTGTGGAGCCGCAGCTCTCCACGCTCGTCTTCCGCTACATCCCCGACAACGTGACCAGCCCGGCCGAGATCGACCGCGCCAACCTCTATGCACGCAAAGCGTTGTTCGCCTCGGGCGAGGCCGTCGTGGCAGGCACGAAGGTCGGCGGCCGCCACTACCTGAAGTTCACCCTCCTCAACCCGCAGACGACCGTCGCCGACATCGAAGCGGTCCTCGACCTCCTCGCCGGACACGCCCGCCAGTACCTGGGAGACTCCCTTGTCCACGCCTCATGA